The Juglans microcarpa x Juglans regia isolate MS1-56 chromosome 2D, Jm3101_v1.0, whole genome shotgun sequence DNA window TTCATGGCCTGGCCTTTATTGATCTTCACTCACGCAATTACAATTTTATGGTTTTGTTGGTGGGGGTTTTAATTTAGGGAAAGCGTTCGTTATCGGATCACATGAGCGAGGCcgtgaattatataaaataccTAAAGAATAAGCTCGAAGAGCTGAGTGTCAGGAGTAATAAGCTTAAGGAATTATCTAATTTTAGTGTTCTCGGTCTAGGAAATCAAAGATCGGATAATAATCTTCCGAACCGTGTTATGGTCCACCCTTGTTGGGATGGAGTAGAGATTGTAATAACTAGCAATGTCAATGAGGACAGTTTGCTTCTGTCAGAGGTGCTCGAAATCTTGCTCGAAGAAGCGCTTAGTGTAGTCACCTGCGGTTCTACTAAAGCAAATGAAAGGTTAATTTACACTATTCAGGCGAAGGTATGTTGGGTTGATAATTCACTTATTTCTAGGTTTAGGGTTTACATGATGAAGATTATGAAATATCCAACAGAACTTTTTTTCTGCAATTGTCTTTTGAATCACAGGTCAATGATTTTGGTTGCGTCCTTGATCTGCATGGGTTGCAACGGAAATTGAATGCACTCGTCATGTCATCCACGCGCTGAGAAGCATTCACTTGATCTGAACCCTAAACGTggttaattttgtttatatatatgtgtcaCTGGAAGATCTGATTTTTCGGAGGAGATTTTGGACTTGGTTATAAGTCCCGTTGTTTGTTGGTTATCCATGATTTCGTCTCTCCCCCACGCATCCTAGGTTTTGATGCATTATCTGTGGTATATTTGTGTCTTTGTATAGTTTTTTcttctcaatatacatatatatatatatatatatatatatatatatattctctgtTTTATGTTTGCGAGAAATTTCTATGGAATGCGAAAAGTTTAGATCTCTTTTACTACTCTTTCAAAAActctttctaaaagaaaaacttcagtTCATGCGATCCATTAGATAGTTAGCAATTCTTAGCATCATTAACTAACATTTCGATCGACAGCTCGGCATAGAGCGTGAGCGCTGTTTTGTCTTGGTCATATATAGAAGATAGACTATACTGGAAACTCAAATCATACATTGATCATGTGGGTATTCAACTGATGGTAATTAAGTTGATATTGCTTGGAGTGGTCTTAATTTGGAACAAAGACCAGCTCCAAGTATGGAGTAGTACAAAAAGGGTTTTATTGGTTCAATATTGTACAAGTGAATATTGCATGAGTACTTATACATACTTACCTTTCTAAAACAAAAaggttaattaatattaatgctgCATTTAGATTCTATTCATGAGATAATAATTTCAACGATTgaatgttgaaaactctaataggatttcatttattttgcatttaattTGCAAGACAAGTTATTTCCATAAATATTAGACCAAGTCCCATTAGGCATATACAGAGATCCTGATCATCAAATCCAGTGGTTGATAATTATCTTAGTTTTATGATTATAGTATGTGGCCaaactctaatatatatatagttcttgcTTTAtgttaatctatatatatatgatgcatgtTTTCCGGTTCTTACGGCCAGTTTGATGTCGTGTATATATTCCTTTTTCCTAGTTTTTCATTCGAGGGAATATATATGAACTTGCAGATCTTAATTATTGAACTTTTGTGATCTTGTACTGATCATGATTTTGGCCTTAAAACTGGAAAGATATTAGTGGATTATGAATGTCGTGATATAAAACTACAGTCGCTGACTATTATGATCTGTagtagtatattatatatgatttatcatgCTATTCGTGAACTAGGAGCATGCAGAGGCTGAGATCTGGCTAATTTTATCCTTTTTGTTGagggttggagtttttttttttttttttgggttatgatCTTACGATTTAATTATGAATCTATGATGGAatgtatatcatttttaattctAGAATTATTATAGCTGACAGATCAATGGATGTCGTTAATTTGTTTCCTTGCTTGCCTTGGAATTTTCTATAGAATTTTTAAAGGGGataaatcttttaaatttgttagttaTTCAATTTATTAAGAAAGCGCCATTAATTTTAAGTAAAGAATATTAGATGTCTATATGATTGATGATCCCATGCATGCAGTTCGACATCAAATCTCTTTAACTATTATAtatggactatatatatatatatatatatatatatatatatacagtcaTTCTACGTACGTACTAATTATTGTCTACTTCCCAAATTATGAACTGCATGTCTGCTAGCTAGCTTCTGGTATTGGTCAGATTACACCTTTTAATGATATAGAACCTCACAGTACTAATCCTATCCGATCTACATAATTACTACAAATATTGCTTTTAGGATGATCTGTTAATGGTAAATTGCTTTTACGGCTTTTTCCTTGTCGACAAGTAGTGAAGTGACGTTCATTATTCTTGGCAATAGTACTTAATACATATCTTTCATCTTTGTGCTTTGCAAGCAGCAGCTTTCGATCTTATTAACTGATGGATGTTTGCACAGATCACGCATGCATGTTCTATCTCTTTCTTCGTTTCGAAAGCAACCTGAGAATTTAAATTACCacgctacatatatatatatatatatatatatatatatatatatatatatatatatattgatcttttACAGTACTCTTTTATGGCGTGCATGCACGATGCAGTCTGGGCAGTGGCTGTagcaaataaagaaattaagttGAGTAACCCCGTATTAAAGTGCGTCAATCAGTTTTTACTCTGCACCTTcgttttctgtttcttttcctGTCTGTCTCAATTAGATAAAGTATCCACGTTTTGAACATGACaaaccatgcatatatgcaaATTCCCGGTCAAGGATGGTCAATTTGATATTCTAGTTATCGTGATAATTTAGATGGGATCAGGCTATCAGCGAAACAAAGGTTATAAGGTATGTGTGTTTTGGCAAAAGGTTTCTAATAATGATGCCCAGAAATCCCACTTAATTAGTTCCTACCCACAAGAACAAGTATCTTGGCTTGCTTCGGGCATGCTCCAACATGGGTAGTACTCTTGAGTGTGAGAGAGTACTCTTAATTTGAGcgtatattaattaatatgtagAGAAATGCTACTATAACTCCTAATTTATATCACTCACTTGCAAGTCCGGCTCAATAGATTCCGCAGCCTAAGACTAAAATTTTGATTgaggctttatttattttaaaaagcaaaattaaataaatttatttttaattttacattacatttttattaaaaatacctcCTATCATTTTGCAAAGTAAAATCACTCattaagattttataccacCTTTTTAACTAATAACCAACTtaatctttattaaaaaaaatttattagagaGGATTTTATCAAATCTAATTTTACAAAACACACTTTAGACTCTTAGCCTCTTAGGGCCCGTTAGGGAACATAACTGGGCTCAGGTATTCTCAACTATTCACAAATTCaagttttttctctcattttttaaaattcaataaaacatattaattcaaataatttcactattatttatagatatttttattcttagtattcaaacgagccctaaaaaaattataataattattgtcaataaagttctataaacaaccTATACATTGGGGAAAAAGTGGACCCTTGCCTCTTTAAATGATTATACAACAAAATTTTATGAACattgaaaaattagattttgctatttataatttttacaatatatataaaattactaatgACAAAAAGATAAGTGTATTCTTAGAAGAAGAGTacctaaaataattattgtgtgagatacttttaaaattaataatgacataatatctatttaatacatttgatgttttctcattgagttaattaatttttaattgggtattttttctctttttaaaaaattctacttttttttttttttttttttttgccttcttCCACTAGCTAGGGgccttaggcaattgcctaatTGAAGAATCGGCCCTACCCACTTGACGTGGCACCACACgtgtattgttaaaaaaaattgaaaacacaaacataaaaagtGGAGGGAATCTaaagttttagttttaattttttttttatattttcaagcttcgttttattttgaatatatatattttttaattttttttaataagtcacgtTTGTGGTGCCACATGGAGCAAAGTGAATAGTATAAAATAGGGGATATAGTAGTATTACTTTAATATGTTTGGTTTACCTCTCCATTTGGACTATAAGAGGTTAGTTAATTTTAATTATGACGTGTATTAATTCTCGTTTAGCTAGGGGTCATGAGGAGGATGGAACGTGCGTTTAGGACTTCTAATTAAGTTTTAGCTGGCTGATCTTTTGATTGTCTCGAGCAttagttctttttttccttttttctttttttttttttttttttt harbors:
- the LOC121248362 gene encoding transcription factor bHLH36-like: MRRDTAERQSRSSFNEAKSLPHKISSTSDNDEANTGNNKKIIRRDTERQRRQKMAILNASLRSLLPVEMIKGKRSLSDHMSEAVNYIKYLKNKLEELSVRSNKLKELSNFSVLGLGNQRSDNNLPNRVMVHPCWDGVEIVITSNVNEDSLLLSEVLEILLEEALSVVTCGSTKANERLIYTIQAKVCWVDNSLISRFRVYMMKIMKYPTELFFCNCLLNHRSMILVASLICMGCNGN